A region of Kiritimatiellia bacterium DNA encodes the following proteins:
- a CDS encoding DUF697 domain-containing protein, with protein sequence MIQGLIKLGSRLAILLAGVLLMLLGGELLRFYILLYRIRPLWADIYSWIVVLTLVSILSYILWLLRQHPPIPRPPRVTGREPDHARMRAYLRYLTDYLYHLARNPHLEPDRQGTLLAGARDIRDVLGAHPLNEDLARQILKTEEQVVLPALAALNEKASAEVRHSVRDVMLGVTLSPYQALDLVVVTYRNLAMAGRVVRIYHGRPAPGDSWRILRDILVTVATVNALNVTRRLFASLLSEVPLVGRVVEGIGQGLGAGLMTSITGHAAMDRCMAFRGWNAEEERRSLGERMAGFLTDVRDLFTKDLLPQLKGLIRSGAQPGAADQPGFWDAIARGINSAVDLTARVADTIVVQPVVAVGTGVVQAGSYLTRGAVQAGQTAVRATRRRVRRTSSGVGRVVRTFGQRLYYIFRGPRFFL encoded by the coding sequence ATGATCCAAGGGCTGATCAAACTGGGTTCCCGGCTGGCGATCCTTCTGGCGGGCGTCCTGCTCATGCTTCTGGGCGGGGAACTGCTCCGGTTCTACATCCTGCTCTACCGGATCCGCCCGCTGTGGGCCGATATCTACTCGTGGATCGTGGTCCTGACGCTGGTCTCCATCCTGTCCTACATTCTCTGGCTGTTGCGCCAGCACCCCCCCATCCCCCGCCCCCCTCGGGTAACGGGACGGGAGCCGGATCATGCCCGAATGCGCGCCTACCTTCGGTATCTGACCGACTACCTCTATCACCTGGCCCGCAACCCCCACCTGGAGCCCGACCGGCAGGGGACCCTCCTGGCCGGCGCCCGCGACATCCGGGACGTGCTCGGCGCCCACCCGCTGAACGAGGATCTGGCGCGGCAAATCCTGAAAACCGAGGAACAAGTCGTGCTCCCGGCCCTGGCCGCGCTGAACGAGAAGGCGTCCGCCGAGGTCCGGCACAGCGTCCGCGACGTGATGCTGGGCGTGACCTTGAGCCCGTACCAGGCCCTCGACCTGGTCGTGGTGACCTACCGCAATCTCGCCATGGCCGGCCGCGTGGTCCGGATCTACCACGGCCGCCCCGCGCCCGGCGACTCGTGGCGCATCCTCCGGGACATCCTGGTCACCGTGGCCACGGTCAACGCCCTGAACGTGACCCGGCGGCTCTTCGCGAGCCTGCTCTCCGAGGTGCCGCTGGTCGGCCGCGTGGTCGAGGGCATCGGACAGGGGCTCGGCGCGGGGCTGATGACCTCGATCACCGGCCATGCGGCCATGGACCGCTGCATGGCCTTCCGCGGCTGGAACGCCGAGGAGGAGCGCCGCTCGCTCGGCGAGCGTATGGCCGGCTTCCTGACCGATGTCCGGGACCTGTTCACCAAAGATCTCCTGCCGCAGCTTAAGGGGCTGATCCGCTCCGGGGCGCAGCCCGGGGCCGCGGACCAGCCCGGGTTCTGGGACGCCATCGCCCGCGGAATCAACTCGGCCGTGGACCTGACCGCACGGGTCGCCGACACGATCGTGGTGCAGCCCGTGGTCGCCGTCGGCACGGGCGTGGTCCAGGCGGGGTCCTACCTGACGCGCGGCGCGGTGCAGGCCGGGCAGACCGCCGTCCGCGCCACGCGGCGGCGGGTCCGGCGGACCAGTTCAGGCGTCGGGCGGGTCGTCCGAACCTTCGGCCAGCGCTTGTATTACATCTTCCGCGGCCCCCGGTTTTTCTTATGA
- the amrS gene encoding AmmeMemoRadiSam system radical SAM enzyme, with product MKNRLTRRQFLGRCACGGLGAALGAALPCPAFAQDRRAARWAAAGDLREAFFWEPAGDGRTRCLTCPNECVCPEGGVTACRTRINLGGRLYSMTYGRPCVVFQDALEKNPLYHVTPGQEALGIGTAGCNLRCLYCQNWEFAQCGPWETRNMSLSPEGLVDRAASRGLKWITFSYTEPVAYLEYALDIARLAVRRGLRCAVVTGGFIHAKPLAALLECGAAFSVTLKGADEKFYRDVVACPRDSVWQTIRAIAQSGRWIEVVNLIVPTMNDRPEGIRAIARSLAGLSPDIPLHFLRFAPAYKLKHLPPTPRETLEQAREAAIKEGLHYVYLANLPGHEGASTLCPSCRRVLVERVGFKVLRNDIRGGRCPGCQVRLPGLDLG from the coding sequence ATGAAAAACCGGCTCACCCGACGGCAGTTCCTCGGCCGTTGCGCGTGCGGCGGGCTGGGCGCGGCCCTCGGCGCCGCGCTCCCCTGCCCCGCGTTCGCCCAGGACCGTCGCGCCGCGCGCTGGGCCGCGGCCGGCGACCTGCGCGAGGCGTTCTTCTGGGAGCCGGCCGGCGACGGCCGCACCCGCTGCCTGACCTGCCCCAACGAGTGCGTGTGCCCCGAGGGCGGCGTCACCGCCTGCCGCACGCGGATCAACCTGGGCGGACGGCTTTACTCGATGACCTACGGCCGGCCCTGCGTCGTGTTCCAGGACGCGCTGGAAAAAAACCCGCTTTACCACGTCACCCCCGGCCAGGAGGCGCTCGGCATCGGGACGGCGGGCTGCAACCTGCGCTGCCTCTACTGCCAGAACTGGGAATTCGCGCAATGCGGCCCGTGGGAGACGCGGAACATGAGCCTGTCCCCGGAGGGCCTCGTGGATCGGGCCGCCTCCCGCGGCCTGAAATGGATCACCTTCTCCTACACCGAGCCTGTCGCCTACCTCGAGTATGCCCTGGACATCGCGCGTCTGGCCGTGCGGCGCGGCCTGCGCTGCGCGGTCGTCACGGGCGGGTTCATCCACGCGAAACCGCTCGCGGCCCTGCTGGAGTGCGGCGCGGCGTTCAGCGTGACCCTGAAGGGCGCCGACGAGAAGTTCTACCGGGACGTCGTCGCGTGCCCGCGCGACAGCGTGTGGCAGACCATCCGGGCCATCGCGCAGTCCGGCCGCTGGATCGAGGTGGTCAACCTGATCGTGCCGACGATGAACGACCGGCCGGAGGGGATCCGCGCGATCGCGCGATCGCTGGCGGGCTTGAGCCCGGACATCCCGCTGCACTTCCTGCGCTTCGCGCCGGCGTACAAGCTCAAGCACCTGCCGCCGACACCGCGCGAGACGCTGGAGCAGGCGCGCGAGGCGGCGATCAAGGAAGGCCTTCATTACGTGTACCTGGCGAACCTGCCGGGCCACGAGGGCGCCTCGACCCTCTGCCCCTCCTGCCGGCGCGTGCTGGTCGAACGGGTCGGGTTCAAGGTCCTGCGCAACGACATCCGCGGCGGCCGCTGCCCCGGCTGCCAGGTGCGGTTGCCGGGTTTGGACCTTGGGTAG
- a CDS encoding HIT domain-containing protein, translating to MAKKKDPRHILWAPWRMEYIKRPRESGCFLCKGLRSRADRENGVVIRGRTCAVVLNRYPYTGGHLMIAPLRHVATLQGLKPAELNEMMRLAIRSLDLLQKSIQPHGFNLGLNIGEAAGAGLKDHVHLHIVPRWSGDTNFMPVLGKTQVTPVSLEALWDLLHGT from the coding sequence ATGGCGAAGAAGAAAGATCCGCGGCATATCCTCTGGGCCCCGTGGCGAATGGAATACATCAAGCGGCCGCGGGAGAGCGGTTGTTTCCTGTGCAAGGGCCTGCGCTCCCGCGCCGACCGGGAGAACGGCGTGGTGATCCGCGGCCGGACCTGCGCGGTGGTCCTCAACCGCTATCCGTACACCGGCGGGCACCTGATGATCGCACCGCTTCGGCACGTCGCAACGCTCCAGGGCCTGAAGCCGGCCGAGTTGAACGAGATGATGCGCCTGGCGATCCGCTCGCTCGATCTCCTGCAGAAATCCATCCAGCCGCATGGCTTCAACCTCGGCCTGAACATCGGCGAGGCGGCGGGCGCGGGGCTGAAGGACCACGTGCACCTGCACATCGTCCCGCGCTGGAGCGGCGACACGAACTTCATGCCCGTGCTCGGCAAAACCCAGGTGACGCCCGTTTCCCTCGAAGCGCTCTGGGATCTGCTGCACGGGACGTGA
- a CDS encoding HDIG domain-containing protein, with protein sequence MIFSRGKGRAFRRAESLAARKTARARIPTLPLLLGLLLWVSALVLLNLTPDRPFSGLTPGQRAPLTVVAQVDFKCEDLARTDLNRQQALASVPPSFTVDSAPLHTASRALDKFVERLVAERERQAAAPKPDSDALARSVGGVLDLLGLPLTPDQALALFPPEAEDAVREAIKKSARDVWGRGIVSPEDRDSAFQGLATAGSIGLQSSDGLWKSPVRLNELLLPSDALAAALERMPEKAGETVLPRPALEALLKPWFVPNLVYDRRTTTEQRRVAAQAVEPVMARVTTGTMLVEAGEPVTPQVLEYLQKHEQRRRQLESPYDLLLKQIGNAGLLMGALIVCAGLLHVWAPALPLNPRHLLLLIVISLVSLAPTRLVVNVVGRTGLLSPTLIEFVLPLSLSPLLAVILLGVPAAVIVGAWNSLVMAILFDHSFSVLILGLLVSVVATLAARDVRKRSRIYRAGALIGLAEVLVAIAFAAIHGVPGPVLLIQAGTGLVGGMVYALLTILLIPLLEWAFRVTTNLTLLELCDLSHPLLQRLAMEAPGTYQHSIVVANLAQEAAQKVGANALQVRAAAYFHDIGKLAKPEFFIENMRPGANPHDALAPRMSSLIITSHVKEGLGLARRYRIPATVAAGIEQHHGNGLVSYFYHRARQQKEEGEGNGSAESAVPDQEFRYGGRRPQTREMAILALADSVEAAARTLESPTPARIENLVNDIAAGKLRDGQFDECPLTLGDLGAIRRSFVFTLANMMHLRVAYPPDETKSPQPAEPDLSEDAESEEADPEPGRPDQP encoded by the coding sequence ATGATTTTTTCCCGGGGCAAGGGCCGGGCGTTCCGGCGCGCCGAGTCCCTGGCCGCGCGCAAGACCGCGCGCGCCCGGATCCCGACGCTCCCGCTGCTGCTGGGCCTTCTGCTCTGGGTCTCGGCCCTCGTGCTGCTGAACCTGACGCCGGACCGGCCGTTCAGCGGCCTGACGCCCGGCCAGCGCGCGCCGCTGACGGTCGTGGCCCAGGTGGACTTCAAGTGCGAGGACCTTGCGCGCACGGACCTGAACCGGCAGCAGGCGCTGGCGTCCGTGCCGCCTTCGTTTACCGTGGACTCCGCCCCCCTGCATACCGCTTCGCGTGCGCTGGACAAGTTCGTGGAGCGTCTCGTGGCCGAGCGCGAACGGCAGGCCGCCGCGCCGAAGCCGGATTCGGACGCCCTTGCTCGATCCGTCGGCGGCGTGCTCGACCTGCTGGGTCTTCCGCTGACGCCGGACCAGGCACTGGCCCTCTTCCCGCCGGAGGCGGAGGACGCTGTCCGGGAAGCCATCAAGAAGAGCGCGCGCGACGTCTGGGGCCGCGGCATCGTGTCCCCGGAGGACCGGGATTCCGCCTTCCAGGGGTTGGCCACCGCCGGGTCCATCGGCCTCCAATCCTCCGACGGCCTGTGGAAAAGCCCGGTGCGCCTGAACGAACTGCTGCTGCCCTCCGATGCGCTGGCGGCCGCGCTTGAGCGCATGCCCGAGAAGGCTGGGGAGACGGTCCTTCCGCGCCCGGCCCTTGAGGCGCTGCTGAAGCCGTGGTTTGTGCCGAACCTGGTCTACGACCGCCGGACGACCACGGAGCAGCGCCGGGTCGCGGCGCAAGCCGTGGAGCCGGTGATGGCCCGCGTGACGACGGGGACGATGCTGGTCGAGGCCGGCGAGCCGGTGACCCCCCAGGTGCTCGAGTATCTCCAGAAGCACGAGCAGCGCCGCCGGCAGTTGGAGTCGCCCTACGACCTGCTGTTGAAGCAGATCGGCAACGCGGGGCTGTTGATGGGCGCGCTGATCGTGTGCGCGGGGCTGCTGCATGTCTGGGCTCCGGCGTTGCCTTTGAATCCCCGGCATCTTCTGTTGCTGATCGTGATCTCCCTGGTTTCCCTGGCGCCGACCCGGTTGGTGGTGAACGTCGTCGGCCGCACGGGGCTGCTCTCGCCGACGCTGATCGAGTTCGTCCTGCCGCTGTCGCTGTCGCCGCTGCTGGCGGTGATCCTGCTCGGCGTCCCGGCCGCGGTGATCGTCGGCGCGTGGAACAGCCTGGTCATGGCGATCCTGTTCGACCATAGCTTCAGCGTGCTGATCCTGGGCCTGCTGGTCAGCGTCGTGGCCACGCTGGCGGCGCGCGACGTGCGCAAGCGCTCCCGGATCTACCGGGCCGGTGCGCTGATCGGGCTGGCCGAGGTGCTCGTGGCCATCGCCTTCGCGGCCATCCACGGCGTGCCGGGACCCGTGCTGCTGATCCAGGCCGGAACCGGCCTCGTCGGCGGCATGGTTTACGCGTTGCTGACCATTCTGCTGATCCCCCTGCTGGAATGGGCGTTTCGCGTGACGACCAACCTGACGCTCCTCGAACTCTGCGACTTGAGCCATCCTTTGCTGCAGCGCCTGGCGATGGAGGCGCCCGGCACCTACCAGCACAGCATCGTGGTCGCCAACCTGGCCCAGGAGGCCGCCCAGAAGGTCGGCGCCAACGCCCTGCAGGTCCGTGCCGCCGCCTACTTCCACGACATCGGCAAGCTCGCCAAGCCCGAGTTCTTCATCGAAAACATGCGCCCCGGCGCGAATCCGCACGATGCCTTGGCGCCCCGCATGAGCAGCCTGATCATCACGTCCCATGTCAAGGAAGGGCTGGGCCTCGCCCGGCGCTATCGCATCCCCGCCACCGTGGCGGCCGGCATCGAGCAGCACCACGGCAATGGTCTGGTCTCCTACTTCTACCACCGCGCCCGCCAGCAGAAGGAGGAGGGCGAGGGCAACGGGTCGGCCGAGTCGGCGGTGCCCGACCAGGAATTCCGATACGGCGGCCGCCGCCCGCAGACCCGCGAGATGGCGATCCTCGCCCTCGCGGATTCCGTCGAGGCGGCCGCCCGCACGCTGGAATCACCCACGCCCGCTCGAATCGAAAACCTGGTCAACGATATCGCCGCCGGCAAGCTCCGCGACGGGCAGTTCGACGAATGCCCGCTGACGCTCGGCGACCTCGGCGCGATCCGGCGCTCGTTCGTCTTTACGCTGGCCAACATGATGCACTTGCGCGTCGCCTATCCCCCCGATGAAACCAAGTCTCCACAACCGGCAGAGCCGGATCTCTCTGAAGATGCGGAATCTGAAGAGGCTGATCCTGAACCTGGCCGGCCGGATCAACCGTGA
- a CDS encoding rRNA maturation RNAse YbeY yields MRNLKRLILNLAGRINRDAGRSPWRELTVLFTDDEGIVPVNIACFGKAWPTDVITQPYASPPGGEVIVNVERALAVGGPGPRGEAELALYIAHGLHHLAGAVDHTPAQRRAMLRQERAWLRAAGRAGLLDNLWRAAGPGRR; encoded by the coding sequence ATGCGGAATCTGAAGAGGCTGATCCTGAACCTGGCCGGCCGGATCAACCGTGATGCCGGTCGGTCGCCCTGGCGCGAATTGACCGTTCTCTTTACGGACGACGAGGGCATTGTCCCCGTCAATATCGCGTGCTTCGGAAAGGCCTGGCCCACCGACGTCATCACCCAGCCCTACGCCTCGCCGCCGGGCGGCGAGGTGATTGTCAACGTCGAGCGCGCCCTGGCCGTCGGCGGGCCCGGCCCTCGGGGCGAGGCGGAACTCGCGCTCTACATCGCCCACGGCCTCCACCACCTGGCCGGGGCGGTGGACCATACCCCCGCCCAGCGCCGCGCCATGCTGCGGCAGGAACGGGCCTGGCTGCGCGCGGCGGGACGGGCCGGCTTGCTGGACAACCTGTGGAGGGCGGCCGGCCCCGGCCGCCGCTGA
- the recO gene encoding DNA repair protein RecO, whose product MIVKTTALVLRCYPFSNTSRIVSWLTPDQGRIMTMVKGSQRPRSAFLGQYDLFYTCELVFHRRDRGGLHIARECAPLKTRPRLRRDWKAAATASYITGLTARAVPPEAPQAGLFSLLDSALDHLEAAGSGEAFVFWFELRLLEQLGLSPRLRQCAACGGELSPRRADFVAARGGLLCADCAGKTAGEPRPRVGGDILGMLAAWQQARAPQGPLRTRCGARQKAAIEALLGGFLVYHLDLQPVGRREALDVLARRVA is encoded by the coding sequence ATGATCGTCAAGACGACAGCCCTCGTGCTGCGCTGTTATCCCTTCTCCAACACCTCCCGGATCGTGTCCTGGCTGACGCCGGACCAGGGCCGGATCATGACGATGGTCAAGGGCAGCCAGCGCCCGCGCAGCGCGTTCCTCGGTCAGTATGACCTCTTCTACACGTGCGAACTGGTGTTCCACCGCCGCGATCGCGGGGGGCTGCACATCGCCCGCGAGTGCGCGCCGCTGAAGACTCGCCCGCGCCTGCGCCGCGACTGGAAGGCCGCGGCCACGGCGTCCTATATCACCGGCCTGACGGCCCGGGCCGTCCCGCCCGAGGCGCCGCAGGCGGGCCTGTTCTCGCTGCTGGATTCCGCCCTGGATCACCTGGAGGCGGCCGGGAGCGGCGAGGCCTTCGTGTTCTGGTTCGAACTGCGACTACTGGAGCAACTGGGCCTGTCCCCGCGGCTGCGGCAGTGCGCGGCGTGCGGAGGGGAGTTGTCCCCGCGGCGCGCGGATTTCGTCGCGGCCCGTGGCGGCCTGCTCTGCGCGGATTGCGCCGGGAAGACCGCCGGCGAGCCCCGGCCGCGCGTCGGGGGCGATATCCTGGGCATGCTCGCCGCCTGGCAGCAGGCCCGGGCGCCGCAGGGGCCGCTCCGCACCCGGTGCGGCGCGCGGCAGAAGGCGGCGATCGAGGCGTTGCTGGGGGGATTTCTGGTCTACCATCTCGACCTGCAGCCCGTCGGCCGGCGCGAGGCGCTCGACGTCCTGGCCCGGCGGGTGGCATGA
- a CDS encoding DUF502 domain-containing protein — MFRKIMRALRNNILTGLFLVAPIAVAVFVVMWLFTLITDRVMPLVPRKVGEVYPEIIFRLIALLLFLAVLFLLGLLIRNIIGARLYRIGDAILSRIPVFNKIYISMRQIGEALLAQSQTLFQEVVLVEYPRKGIYSMGFVTTPVPPEFTGNLPAEVRATLVAVFIPTTPNPTSGLLIFVPKNETYDLPISVGDAMKLVVSGGTVYPGGPGRVDERPTFLDKLQKWAEREGRLDSESGAGPS, encoded by the coding sequence ATGTTCAGAAAAATCATGCGGGCGTTGCGCAACAACATCCTCACCGGTCTGTTCCTGGTCGCCCCCATCGCGGTCGCGGTCTTCGTGGTGATGTGGCTGTTCACGCTCATCACCGACCGCGTCATGCCCCTGGTGCCGCGAAAGGTCGGGGAGGTCTACCCGGAGATCATCTTCCGCCTGATCGCTCTTCTCCTTTTCCTGGCCGTGCTCTTCCTCCTCGGCCTGCTCATCCGGAACATAATCGGCGCGCGGCTGTACCGCATCGGCGACGCCATCCTGTCGCGCATCCCGGTGTTCAACAAGATCTACATCTCCATGCGCCAGATCGGCGAGGCCCTGCTGGCCCAGAGCCAGACGCTGTTCCAGGAGGTCGTGCTCGTGGAGTATCCGCGGAAGGGCATCTACTCGATGGGCTTCGTGACCACCCCCGTGCCGCCGGAATTCACGGGGAACCTGCCGGCCGAGGTTCGCGCCACGCTGGTGGCCGTGTTCATCCCGACCACGCCGAACCCCACCTCCGGCTTGCTGATCTTCGTGCCCAAAAACGAGACCTACGATCTCCCCATCAGCGTCGGCGACGCCATGAAGCTGGTCGTCTCCGGCGGCACGGTCTACCCGGGCGGCCCCGGCCGGGTGGACGAGCGCCCCACGTTCCTCGACAAGTTGCAGAAATGGGCGGAGCGCGAGGGTCGGCTTGATTCGGAATCCGGCGCCGGACCTTCATGA
- a CDS encoding PhoH family protein yields MGELKIHFDNAREAQDITGKRFEYLARIEEALGVRLTARDTWLQAEGDPEKAAAALRFVELLRSARNAGIGLREHTVLFALRAFQEGREQELARLHACRIDVSPGKSPIFPRTFGQQSYVEAIRGTDISFGIGPAGTGKTYLAMAMAVSTLLRNEVSRIILTRPAVEAGEALGFLPGDMHQKVLPYLRPLYDALYDMMTPDDIERNMLRGIIEVAPLAYMRGRTLNHAFVILDEAQNTTPEQMLMFLTRLGFDSKCVITGDLTQVDLPPYKTSGLLEARRTLRGVDGIAIIELTDSDVVRHELVQKIIQAYREAREAAPPPAEQEAAK; encoded by the coding sequence GTGGGAGAGCTGAAAATCCATTTTGACAATGCGCGGGAGGCCCAGGACATTACGGGCAAGCGCTTTGAGTACCTGGCCCGCATCGAGGAGGCGCTGGGCGTCCGCCTGACGGCGCGGGACACGTGGCTGCAGGCGGAAGGCGATCCGGAGAAAGCGGCGGCGGCTCTACGTTTTGTGGAGCTTCTGCGCAGTGCGCGGAACGCCGGCATCGGGCTCCGCGAGCACACGGTCCTGTTTGCCCTCCGCGCGTTTCAGGAGGGGAGAGAGCAGGAACTGGCCCGGCTGCATGCCTGCCGCATAGATGTCAGCCCGGGCAAGTCGCCGATTTTCCCCCGCACCTTCGGCCAGCAGTCCTACGTGGAGGCGATTCGCGGCACCGACATCTCCTTCGGGATCGGCCCGGCCGGCACGGGCAAGACGTACCTGGCGATGGCCATGGCCGTGTCCACCCTGCTGCGCAACGAGGTCAGCCGCATCATCCTGACCCGGCCCGCGGTCGAGGCCGGCGAGGCGCTGGGCTTCCTGCCCGGCGACATGCACCAGAAGGTGCTGCCCTACCTGCGCCCGCTTTACGACGCCCTCTACGACATGATGACGCCCGACGACATCGAGCGGAACATGCTCCGCGGGATCATCGAGGTCGCCCCGCTGGCCTACATGCGCGGCCGCACGCTCAACCACGCGTTCGTGATCCTCGATGAGGCCCAGAACACGACGCCGGAGCAGATGCTGATGTTCCTGACGCGCCTGGGCTTCGACTCGAAGTGCGTCATCACCGGCGACCTGACGCAGGTGGACCTGCCACCCTACAAGACCTCCGGCCTGCTCGAGGCCCGGCGCACGCTCCGCGGCGTGGACGGCATCGCCATCATTGAGCTGACCGATTCCGACGTGGTCCGGCACGAGCTGGTGCAGAAGATCATCCAGGCCTACCGCGAGGCCCGCGAGGCCGCTCCGCCGCCCGCGGAGCAGGAGGCGGCGAAATGA
- the glgX gene encoding glycogen debranching protein GlgX, with protein sequence MKKQTIQHLLPSTPLLVPYGAHVMEKGVQFTLFSRHASRVWLMLFDSADDTEPAEEFELFPDRNRIGDIWHLHVEDAREGQFYLYRMDGRTPRGVANFYDPEQWLLDPYALAVAGTPKWGDARGLQAGETPKNGPLFPKGVIVRDDFEWAEDRTLRIPLADTIIYEMHLRGYTAHPSSGVEAPGTYRGLIEKIPHLRDLGVTAVELLPIQEFNEMEYYQADDPRRELRNFWGYSTLAFFAPNGRYARDGVYGRQVREFKQLVTALHQAGIEVILDVVFNHTAENGDGGPTYSFRGIDNSIFYLMEEGRPHYRNFTGCGNTVNSNHPIVRDFIMNCLRYWVLHMHVDGFRFDLASILTRGADGELLPDPPIVEHIAEDPALRDTKIIAEAWDAAGAYQVGTFPNERWSEWNGKYRDEIRRFWKGEPGLLGRLAMRLTGSADLYDKLGQTPMKSINFITCHDGFTLRDLVSYDGKHNEANGENNRDGENHNHGSSYGVEGPTDDPDILAVRRRQQKNLLTTLFLSMGVPMVLAGDEFSRTQQGNNNAYCQDNEISWVDWGLLEGNRDLHAFVKKLIAFRKAHPSLRRTRFLNGKKPEATNADITWHGVNGRAPDWEQDCAIACVLNGRSEHTGGPEDDDSLFMIFNAGPEPATFIVPPPPDKPWALALTTEEGAPMWYRVKGVFTADARSVTVLASAPFRRFWR encoded by the coding sequence ATGAAAAAACAGACCATCCAGCACCTCCTGCCGAGCACCCCGCTGCTGGTGCCTTACGGCGCGCACGTCATGGAAAAAGGCGTGCAGTTCACCTTGTTCAGCCGGCACGCGTCACGGGTGTGGCTCATGCTCTTCGATAGCGCGGACGACACCGAGCCCGCCGAGGAGTTCGAGCTGTTCCCCGACCGCAACCGCATCGGCGACATCTGGCACCTGCACGTCGAGGATGCGCGCGAGGGCCAGTTCTACCTCTACCGGATGGACGGACGCACGCCGCGGGGCGTGGCTAATTTCTACGACCCGGAGCAGTGGCTGCTCGACCCGTACGCGCTGGCCGTCGCGGGCACCCCGAAGTGGGGCGACGCGCGCGGCCTGCAGGCGGGCGAAACGCCGAAGAACGGGCCGCTCTTCCCCAAGGGCGTGATCGTACGCGACGATTTTGAGTGGGCCGAGGACCGGACGCTGCGCATCCCGCTGGCCGACACCATCATCTACGAGATGCACCTGCGCGGGTACACGGCGCACCCCTCCTCGGGCGTCGAGGCGCCGGGCACGTACCGGGGCCTGATCGAAAAAATCCCCCACCTGCGCGACCTGGGCGTGACGGCCGTCGAACTGCTGCCGATCCAGGAATTCAACGAGATGGAGTACTACCAGGCCGACGACCCGCGGCGCGAACTGCGCAACTTCTGGGGCTACAGCACGCTGGCCTTCTTCGCCCCGAACGGCCGCTACGCGCGCGACGGCGTCTACGGCCGGCAGGTCCGCGAGTTCAAGCAGCTGGTCACGGCCCTGCACCAGGCCGGCATCGAGGTGATCCTCGACGTCGTCTTCAACCATACCGCCGAGAACGGCGACGGCGGCCCCACCTACTCCTTCCGCGGGATCGACAACTCGATCTTCTACCTCATGGAGGAAGGCCGGCCGCATTACAGGAACTTCACCGGCTGCGGCAACACGGTGAACAGCAACCACCCGATCGTCCGCGATTTCATCATGAACTGCCTGCGGTACTGGGTGCTCCACATGCACGTGGACGGCTTCCGGTTCGACCTCGCCAGCATCCTCACCCGCGGCGCGGACGGCGAGCTGCTGCCCGACCCGCCCATCGTCGAGCACATCGCCGAGGACCCCGCCCTGCGCGACACGAAGATCATCGCCGAGGCCTGGGACGCCGCCGGCGCCTACCAGGTCGGCACCTTCCCCAACGAGCGCTGGTCCGAGTGGAACGGCAAGTACCGCGACGAGATCCGCCGCTTCTGGAAGGGCGAACCCGGCCTGCTCGGCCGGCTCGCCATGCGCCTGACCGGCAGCGCGGACCTCTACGACAAGCTCGGTCAGACCCCGATGAAGAGCATCAACTTCATCACCTGCCACGACGGCTTCACCCTGCGCGACCTGGTCTCGTACGACGGCAAGCACAACGAGGCCAACGGCGAGAACAACCGCGACGGGGAGAACCATAACCACGGCAGCAGCTACGGCGTCGAGGGCCCGACCGACGACCCGGACATCCTCGCCGTCCGCCGCCGGCAGCAGAAGAACCTGCTGACCACCCTGTTTCTCTCCATGGGCGTGCCCATGGTGCTCGCGGGCGACGAGTTCTCGCGCACGCAGCAGGGCAACAACAACGCCTACTGCCAGGACAACGAGATCAGCTGGGTGGACTGGGGCCTGCTCGAAGGCAACCGGGACCTGCACGCCTTCGTCAAGAAGCTCATCGCCTTCCGCAAGGCGCACCCGTCCCTGCGCCGGACCCGGTTCCTGAACGGCAAGAAGCCCGAGGCGACCAACGCGGACATCACCTGGCACGGCGTCAACGGGCGCGCCCCGGACTGGGAGCAGGACTGCGCCATCGCCTGCGTGCTGAACGGCCGCTCGGAGCATACCGGCGGGCCGGAGGACGACGACAGCCTCTTCATGATCTTCAACGCGGGGCCGGAGCCCGCGACGTTCATCGTCCCGCCGCCGCCCGACAAGCCGTGGGCGCTGGCACTGACCACCGAGGAGGGCGCGCCGATGTGGTACCGCGTCAAGGGCGTGTTCACCGCCGACGCGCGCTCGGTGACCGTCCTCGCCTCCGCGCCCTTCCGAAGGTTCTGGAGGTAG